A single genomic interval of Zingiber officinale cultivar Zhangliang chromosome 4A, Zo_v1.1, whole genome shotgun sequence harbors:
- the LOC121972911 gene encoding beta-galactosidase-like gives MWPGLIQKAKEGGLDAIETYIFWNAHEPTKREYNFNGNLDFIKFIKIVQDAGLFAILRIGPYVCAEWNYGGFPVWLHQIPGVEMRTDNEVFKAEMQNFTTLIVNMVKNERLFASQGGPIIIAQIENEYGNIMDKYGSTGKRYIQWCANLAETLNIGVPWIVCQQADAPPPMVNSCNGFYCDKFTPNRPTSPKMWTENWTGWFQDWGQSKPHRPVEDIAYAVANFFASGGTFQNYYMYHGGTNFGRTSGGPYIVTSYDYDAPLDEYGNIRQPKWGHLEQLHNAIKAMEKVLVYGVANTTNLGAGLTVTKYIANGISDGCFLINANQSTDTNLTYNGKIYFVPSKSISVLPNCEKEVYNTAKVNAPTTLIVTKSTKSIFKWQWRPEILTTIHEKGSFSNNSLLEQILTTGDTSDFLWYMTRIDLNKFRQYWSKKMKLHVNTKGHIIHAFVNKHFIGSQYAVNGAYEFVFEQTTKLRKGHNYIALLSSTNGLANYGAYFDLQRAGIDGGPVNLIGYGNATINLTSNTWTYKIGLNGEDEKLYLPSQQHSIKWFSGHLPINRPLIWYKTIFEVPEGKDALVLDLQGMGKGYAWVNGHSIGRYWPSFIADDEGCGPCDYKHEYDSNRCRTDCGKPSQRWYHVPRYFTTKGPNTLILFEEFGGDISKISLQKVSSVATTF, from the exons ATGTGGCCCGGCCTCATTCAAAAAGCAAAGGAAGGAGGACTTGATGCCATTGAGACATATATCTTTTGGAATGCTCATGAGCCTACCAAAAGAGAG TACAATTTTAATGGAAACTTGGACTTTATCAAGTTCATCAAGATTGTGCAAGATGCAGGCCTTTTTGCAATTCTTAGAATCGGACCATATGTTTGTGCTGAATGGAATTATGG TGGGTTTCCTGTGTGGCTACACCAAATTCCAGGAGTTGAAATGAGAACTGATAATGAAGTATTTAAG GCTGAGATGCAAAATTTCACCACTTTGATTGTTAACATGGTCAAGAATGAACGTCTCTTTGCATCACAAGGTGGACCGATCATCATAGCCCAA ATTGAAAATGAGTATGGCAATATCATGGACAAGTATGGATCTACTGGGAAACGATATATCCAATGGTGTGCAAACTTGGCAGAAACACTTAATATTGGTGTGCCATGGATAGTGTGCCAACAAGCGGATGCCCCACCTCCTATGGTAA ACAGTTGTAATGGTTTCTACTGTGACAAGTTTACACCAAATCGTCCAACTAGCCCTAAAATGTGGACAGAGAATTGGACGGGATG GTTTCAAGATTGGGGTCAAAGTAAACCACATAGGCCTGTCGAGGACATAGCTTATGCCGTTGCAAACTTTTTTGCATCTGGAGGAACTTTTCAAAACTATTATATG TATCATGGAGGAACAAACTTTGGTCGAACATCGGGAGGCCCATATATAGTAACGTCGTATGATTATGACGCTCCTCTAGATGAATATG GGAATATAAGGCAACCCAAGTGGGGACACTTAGAGCAATTGCATAATGCCATAAAAGCAATGGAAAAGGTTCTCGTATATGGAGTTGCCAATACTACAAACTTAGGAGCTGGATTAACA GTGACGAAATACATTGCAAATGGGATTAGTGATGGTTGTTTTTTGATAAATGCTAATCAATCAACTGATACCAACCTGACATATAATGGAAAGATATATTTTGTCCCTTCCAAATCTATCAGTGTCCTTCCTAATTGTGAGAAAGAAGTGTATAACACTGCTAAG GTGAATGCTCCAACCACTTTAATAGTCACAAAGTCTACTAAATCAATTTTCAAATGGCAATGGCGGCCTGAGATACTGACCACTATTCATGAAAAAGGATCATTTTCTAACAACTCTCTATTAGAGCAGATCCTGACTACTGGTGATACTAGTGATTTCCTATGGTACATGACTAG AATTGATTTGAACAAGTTCCGCCAATATTGGAGCAAGAAAATGAAGCTTCATGTTAATACAAAAGGGCATATTATTCATGCTTTTGTTAACAAGCACTTTATAG GTTCACAATATGCTGTGAATGGAGCGTATGAGTTTGTCTTTGAGCAGACAACAAAATTGCGAAAAGGGCACAATTACATAGCCCTTCTTAGTTCTACAAACGGACTTGCG AATTATGGAGCATATTTTGATTTACAAAGGGCCGGAATCGATGGTGGTCCAGTCAACCTTATTGGATATGGAAATGCAACAATCAACTTGACATCAAACACATGGACATATAAG ATTGGGTTGAATGGAGAGGATGAGAAATTGTACTTGCCATCACAACAACATAGTATCAAATGGTTTTCTGGTCATCTACCTATTAATAGACCGCTTATATGGTATAAG acTATATTTGAGGTTCCTGAGGGAAAAGATGCTTTGGTACTCGATTTGCAAGGCATGGGAAAAGGGTATGCTTGGGTGAATGGACATAGCATTGGTCGATATTGGCCATCCTTCATCGCTGATGATGAAGGATGTGGACCTTGTGATTACAAGCATGAGTATGACTCAAACAGATGTAGAACTGATTGTGGAAAGCCTTCTCAAAGATG GTATCACGTTCCCAGATACTTCACAACCAAAGGGCCCAATACATTGATCTTATTTGAAGAATTTGGAGGAGATATATCCAAAATAAGTCTCCAAAAAGTGTCCTCCGTTGCAACTACATTTTGA